The genomic region AAATTCATTCTACATTGAGACGCGTTATCCGGCAGTAGACGAACTTATCGTTACCCGTGCAAACGCCGAAAGTGCCGTTGACGTGGCTAATCGTGTATTGGAATATGTGAAGAACAGCTTGAATGCGTAAAAATTTAAGGACACCTGGCGGTGTCCTTAAATTTTTACATCAATTACGGCCGATACGCCCACGCCCTGGACGCGGGAGAAGTTGGTCGGGTTTTTGCTGTCGATGGGAATGAGAGCCTTGACGCGGAACTGGTTGCCGTTGAAGTTGCCCTCGATCTGGATGACAGCCTCAGTTTGGTCGACCAGCTCCTGCGGGCCGGTTACCTGGGCCGCGCCGATGTGGCCGCCGCTGCCAAAGGAGATGATAGGCACGACTTTGGTAGCGTAGTCGGTGCCGGCGCCGTGCTTGGCCATGAGGGTATTGATAAAGTTGTTGAGCGGCGTGGCAAATTTGTCGACCAGAAGGCCGATGCCGCCGACTTTGAGGATGTCGCCAAGACCGAAGGCCTGGACGGCGGGAGCGGCCGTCAGCACCAGGCAGACGGCAAGAAGACTGGCAACAACGCGTTTTTTCATGATGATCACCTCTATTTTTATATTTTTTAACCGCAAAGACCACGAAGGCCGCAAAGGGTTTATTTCGCAAATTTAAGGCGCAGTACCTCTGCTTCCTGGTTCAATAAGCGCATATTAAGTGCGCCTATTTTCGCTTCAATGGCGGCAAGGTCGTCCCGGGTCGCGACTTCGGCCGATAATTTATCAAGCTGAGCTTGCAGATTAGCTATTTGGCCAGTCAGACATTCAACATTATGACCCAGATTATGAACTTGGGCGCCCAATTCTTGCGTTCGATGCAATAGCGCCTGAATAAAACTGCTGTTTTCTTCTTGACGGCCCTCCATAACTTTCATGCGCTGCTCAAGCCCATCCATGCGCTGTTCCAAACTGTCCATGCGTTGCTCAAGGCCGTCCATGCACTGTTCTAAGTTGTCCATCCGGCACTCAAGACTATCGAGACGTGTTTCAACTCTATCTAGCCTTTGTTCAACTTTGTCTAACCTCTGTTCAATATTATCTAATCTACACTCAATGCCTGTTAGCTTTTCGATAACCAAAGTTTGAAACTTTTCCATATCCACCATTGCCACCCCCCACCATTTTGTTAGCTTTATTTTACCACTGTTATCAATTAACTGGCAATGAAAAATGGCGTAATTGCATTGTACCCACTTATTTGCTATTATTGTATTACAATGTATTGCAAAATAAGGAGGCTTCAGGTTATGGCCGCTCTTAAGACCATCGTTTCCGTCCGCTTCACCCCCAGAGAAAAACGGCTGCTCGAGGCATACGCCAAGCTGCACGGCAAAAAACAGTCCGATGTTCTGCGTGAAGCGGCAATGCGATTAATTGAAGACGACCAGGATTTCCGCCTGCTGGAAGAAGCAAAACGCAAAACCGAGCGGTACTATACGCTGAAGGAAGCGAGGCAGGAACTTGAGCTGGAAAGTGAAACTGTCTGACCAGGTCGTCAAGCAACTCAAAAAAATCGATCCGGTCGCCAGAGAAATGCTTCTTACCTACCTTGAACAGCGCATTGAAGGCTCTGCCGACCCGCGCCGATATGGCGAACCGTTAAAAGGAAATTTGAGTGGTTATTGGCGCTACCGGATTGGCCAGTACCGATTGCTATGCGAAATTGAAGATATTGAAGATAATGAAGTCACAGTGTATGTCATAGCCATAGGTCATCGGCGAGAAATTTATTATAGGTAACTTTTTCCATTGTCAAAAGAACCGTCCCCCTGACACTTTCCTGACGAAAAACTGGCAATAAAAAGCGGAGTGTTGGTATGTTGGTATGTTTAAAATTAAAGAAACTAGGTCACTTCATTTACAATTATTTAATTTTGCTTTAAAATAAAGATGCAAACGTTTTTTAAATTATTTGCAAGGAGGTGCGTTTATGACCGAATTTCGCATCCCTGTTAGCAGCCAAGGGCAAATTACCTTGCCTAAGCCGGTCAGAGAACGTCTTGGCATAAAAAGCGGCAAACCCAGTCGTGTTACCATCCATGTGCGCGGCGACGGAGCCGTCGTCATTGAACCAGAGCCAACGGTGGACAGCTTGTTTGGCATCCTCAAACCAGCGTCTCCGGTCAAGCCGGCTAATATTTACGAAATAAGGGAGGCACTGGTGCATGAACGGATGCGCACCCTCGGCTACGCCTCGAAGGCTGATTGACACAAACATTATGCTGCGCTACCTCGTCGGCGACGGCGGGGAACAAGCAATAAAAGCGCGCGGGCTGTTTCAGGACGCCAGTGACGGCAAAGTCATCCTTGTCATTCCTGAAGTAGTCTTGGTGGAATGTGTCCACGTTCTACGCAGCTACTACCGGGTAGATCGCGCCGATATTGCCAAGGCATTACGCGGAGTAATCCGCTTGCCTGGCGTTGAAACCATGACGCCTGCACCTGTTCTCACCCGAAGCCTTGACTTTTTTGCAAGCGTAAATGTTCCTTGGCCTGACGCACTTATTGCCGCGAACGCCCTGGAACAAATGGCACCAGAAATTTATTCGTTTGACGGACATTTTGACAAGTTTGACGGCGTCAGGAAATTGACGCCGTAGAATATTATGGTAATTTTTTCCATTGTCAAAAGAACCGTCCCTGTGACAATCCCCTTGCGGCAATGTAAAAGCCTCTCCTGAATAACAGGAGAGGCTTTTTTTTTTATGCAATAAGTCTTAGAATTTGTAGGTGACG from Thermosinus carboxydivorans Nor1 harbors:
- a CDS encoding DUF6290 family protein, whose amino-acid sequence is MAALKTIVSVRFTPREKRLLEAYAKLHGKKQSDVLREAAMRLIEDDQDFRLLEEAKRKTERYYTLKEARQELELESETV
- a CDS encoding type II toxin-antitoxin system RelE family toxin, with protein sequence MSWKVKLSDQVVKQLKKIDPVAREMLLTYLEQRIEGSADPRRYGEPLKGNLSGYWRYRIGQYRLLCEIEDIEDNEVTVYVIAIGHRREIYYR
- a CDS encoding AbrB/MazE/SpoVT family DNA-binding domain-containing protein, whose translation is MTEFRIPVSSQGQITLPKPVRERLGIKSGKPSRVTIHVRGDGAVVIEPEPTVDSLFGILKPASPVKPANIYEIREALVHERMRTLGYASKAD
- a CDS encoding PIN domain-containing protein, which produces MNGCAPSATPRRLIDTNIMLRYLVGDGGEQAIKARGLFQDASDGKVILVIPEVVLVECVHVLRSYYRVDRADIAKALRGVIRLPGVETMTPAPVLTRSLDFFASVNVPWPDALIAANALEQMAPEIYSFDGHFDKFDGVRKLTP